CGGATGCGATGCCGTGACCCTCCACCCCCGCACCGCCGACCAGGGTTACAGCGGCCGGGCGGACTGGGATTTGATTGCAGCGTTGAAAGGGCAGATCGGGATTCCTGTTATCGGCAGCGGGGATATCCGCAAACCCCAGGATGCCGCGAGGATGTTTCAGGAAACGGGATGCGACGGCGCCATGATCGGCCGGGGAGCTTTGGGAAACCCGTGGATTATCGCCGAAACCTTAGCTTTTCTCGCAGGAAATACGTTTTCGCCGCCCACCCTTGCAGAAAGAGAGGAGATAATTATCCGCCATCTGGCTCTGGTCGCTGATTTCTACGGAGAACAGACCGGAGTCCGTGATTTTCGCAAGCACCTGCTGTGGTACACAAAAGGACTTACAGGGGGCGCCCGGTTTCGGGAGGCGGCAGGGAAGATAAGCAGCCGGGAAGCGGCAATAACGGCCCTGCACAACTACTTTTTGGCGATTGAAAGTGACAAATGAGTCAAGCGCCTGCCGATAATTCCTGTAAATAATTCCTTGACTTTCCGATGGCATCCCGGCATAATCGCGCCGAATTTTGCAGTGTCGGAGTTTTTTCCGGCATGATAATAATATTAACTGAAAAGGAGATTTTAAGAGCCGTGGAATTTCAGAAATTTTCCGAGCTGGAAAGCAAGATAAGCGGTCTGTTGGGTGATTATGCCCTGCTGAAGAAGAGAAATCTCGAGTTGGAGGAAGAACTTCAAAATAAGACCAGTGAGTTGGAAGAGGCTAATTCGAAATTGGAGGGGTTAAAGGAAGACAAGGATGCCGTGCGCTCAAAGGTGGATTCGCTCCTTGACTTGCTTCAGGAAATAAAGGCGCCCTGACAACAAAGTCCATGTTCATAATTTGTTGAGAGGTTTATGGTGAACAAGCGCTTTGAATTTAATATCCTGGGGCAGCAACTGTCGGTAGTAAGCGATTCGGGGGATGAGCATGTAGCCAATGTTATACGGTATGTCGGCAGCAAGGTTGAAGAAGTGCAGAAATCAGCCGGTAGCAATACCCTTACTGTCGCCATTCTGGCCGCTTTGAATATCGCGGATGAGTATTTGCAGATTGCTGAAAAAAATGAGCATATTTACGACAATTTGGAGAGTAAAGCCGAACAGTTGATACGTTCGATAAATGAGACAAGATAAGCGGGCAATCCCCTGAAATGTAAGTTATCAATATTATTTCTTTTTAGATGAGGAGTTACGGTCGGTCGCTCTTTAATGGCTGTATGCAAATCTGCCTTTTCGGAAATGATTGATATCATACGTCGCCTTTCCAAATAGTTCCAGACAACTGCCGATTACGACACAGGACTTTTTTTCATAAGCACCCCACCAACGGCGCCTCTTGCATCCCTATAAATGCCAGACAGTTTTCCTCTGTCCAGTCTTTACGTTTGGACGCAAAAACAAGGAGGTGACAACTTTGTTATATACAACAATCTTTATACTGTCCCTGCTGGCGGCCCTTGCCGCAGGCGGGATAATCGGCTTTGCCCTGCGGCAAAAACTCGCGCGTAAGAAACTGGAATCCTCCGAAAGTCTCTCGGCGAGAATCCTTAACGAGGCAAGAAAAGAAGCAGAGACAATTAAAAAGGACGCCATCCTGCAGGCAAAGGAAAACCTGCTCAAGGTCAAAACCGACTTCGATAAAGACGCAAAAGAAAGAAAGGAAGAGCTGGAATCACTGGAACGCCGACTCCGGTCGAAGGAAGAGAACCTCGAACGGCGTTCCGATACTTTCGCCCAGAAGGAAAGCGCGTTAGAAAACAGGGAGCGGTTGAGCCTGCAGAAAGAGACGCAGATTAACGAAAAAAATGAAAAGATTGAGCGCCTGTTACAGGAGCAGCGGGTAAAGCTGGAGCAGGTCGCCGGCCTTACCGCGGAAGAGGCAAAAAATGTTCTCATTCAGTCTATGGAAGCCGAGGCGAGGCGCGAAGCGGCACTGATGATTAGGAAGATAGACGAGGAGGCCCGGCGAACCGCGGATAAAGCGGCCAGGGAAGTAATCGCCTACGCGATCCAGCGCTATTCCAATGATTATGTTGCGGAAAACACCGTTTCCGTTGTCAATTTGCCGAATGACGAGATGAAGGGGCGCATCATTGGCCGCGAAGGCCGAAATATCCGGGCCATTGAAGCGGCAACAGGGATAGATCTGATTGTTGATGACACCCCGGAGGCGGTGGTTCTGTCCAGCTTTGATCCAGTCCGGCGGGAAGTGGCGCGTCTTTCGCTGGAACGCTTGATCACGGATGGGCGCATCCATCCCGGGCGGATAGAGGAAATTGTCAAAAAGGTCCGGTCAGAGGTGGACGCGATCATCAAGGAAACCGGGGAAAGGGTTTGCTTCGATGTCGGCGTGCATGATCTGCATCCGGAACTGGTGGCGATGATCGGCAGCCTCAAGTATCGGACGAGTTACTCGCAGAATGTTCTCGAACACTCCATCGAAGTGGCACATTTAACGGGGATGATGGCGGCCGAACTCAAGATGAACGTGAAGGAGGCCAAAAGGGCCGGGTTGCTGCACGACATCGGGAAATCGATCGACCACAAGGTGGAGGGCTCACATGCCGCGATTGGGGCGGATTATGCGAAGCGTTTCGGCGAACCTCCGCGCATTGTGCAGGCAATCGCCGCCCACCATGAGGATCCGATGATCAATACCCCGCTCGGTGTCCTGATTCAAGCGGCGGACAGCCTGTCGGCGGCGCGGCCGGGGGCGCGGCGGGAGATGCTGGAAAACTACGTCAAGCGTCTCGAAGAGCTCGAAAGCATTGCCAATTCCTTCAGCGGCGTGGACAAATGCTTTGCAATCCAAGCCGGACGGGAGATCCGCATCATGGTCGAAAACGAAAAGATTTCCGACAGCGATGCGGTCATGCTCTGCAAGGACATCGTCAAACGAATCGAAGCGGAATTGACGTATCCCGGGCAGATCAAAGTTACCGTAATCCGGGAAACGCGCGTTTCCGAACTCGCGCGATAGAGGCGCTTTTATGAAGATCCTTTTTATCGGCGATATTGTCGGAAAACCGGGGAGGCTGGCCGTCCGGGAACTGCTTCCCGAGCTCATCGAACAGCGGGGCATAGACTTCGTAATCGCCAATTGCGAAAACGCCGCTGCCGGGTTCGGCGTAACGGCTGATATCGTGAAGGAACTCTATAACGCCAATATCGACGTTCTGACCTCCGGAAATCATATCTGGGACAAAAAAGAAGTACTGGGTTTCATTGATAATTACGAAACCCTGCTCCGCCCGGCCAACTATCCCGAGGGGGCGCCCGGCCGGGGAAGCGTTCTGGCTTACACCGAAGGCAGAATTCCCGTCGGGGTCATAAATCTTCAGGGCCGCATCTTTATGAACCCGATAGACTGCCCGTTTCGCACCGCCGACCGGGAAATCGAAAAGCTGCAGAAGGCACAGATCATTATTGTTGATATGCATGCGGAGGCTTCCTCGGAAAAGATCGCCTTGAGCTGGTATCTGGACTCCCGGGTAAGCGCCGTTTTCGGCACGCACACCCATGTGCAGACGGCTGACGAGCGCATTCTGCCCGGAGGAACCGCCTGCATTACCGACGCCGGCATGACCGGCCCCCTCGATTCGGTCATCGGCATGCAGAAGGATGCGATCGTGCAAAGGTTCTTGCTGCAGATACCCAACAAGTTTGATGTCGCCAAAAACGACGTGCGCCTGCAGGGAGTGATTGTGGAAGTATCGCCGGAGGGCAGGGCCCTGGAGATAGAGCGCCTGAGCGTGCCTTTTCGGATGCGCTGATTAGAAAGTTTAAAGTTTAAAGTTGACGAACTCGTCGAAAGTGAAAAATGCCCAGGAATCGTCATTCCGGTGAAAACCGGAAAGCGGAGTTTAATGTTCATAACCGAGAGATTTCAAGGTGTTACAAAAGCACTGGATACCGTCTTTCGACGGTATGACGACTTGAGACCTGAATTTCTCCCGAAATGTTGTTAATTGTCATTCCCGTGAAAACGGGAATCTGGTCTTTTCGGGAACTTATAGATTATGAACATTAAGCTTCGCTTTCCCGCCTGCGCGGGAATGACAAAGAAGGGGCGTTTTTCAAAGGTCTCGACTTTTGACGAGAGCATCAAAGTTAGCGATGCAGGCTGTTAGACTGCAGGCAATAGGCTATTGGGAGGAAAAGAGTTTTGAGAAGCGTTTACGACATATTCAGGGAACGGGGTTTTATCGAACAGATCACCGACGAAGCGGAAATAGATGAGCTCCTTCAGGAAAAATCCATAACCTGTTATATCGGCTTTGATCCGACGGCGGCTTCGCTGCATATCGGTTCGCTCGTCCCGATCATGGCCCTGGCCCATATGCAACGACAAGGTCACCGCCCCATCGCGCTTGTAGGAGGCGGCACCGCGCTGATCGGCGATCCGTCGGGGAAAACCGAGATGCGCAAGATCCTCTCCCGGGAACAGATCAACGCCAATGCGGAGGGCATTAAAAAACAGCTCTCCCGCTATCTGGATTTCAGTGAAGGCAAGGCGCTGCTGCTCAATAACGCCGACTGGCTGACGCCGCTTAACTATATAGAATTTTTGAGGGATATCGGCAGGCACTTCAGCGTCAACCGGATGCTCGCCGCCGAGAGCTACCGGGTGCGTCTGGAAAAGGGGTTGAATTTCATTGAATTCAACTACATGCTGCTGCAGTCTTACGACTTTCTGCATCTCTTCAAAAACTGGGATTGCCTGATGCAGATGGGGGGAAACGATCAGTGGGGCAATATGGTCGCCGGCATTGACCTGATTCGCCGGATGGAAGAAAAGAAGGCCTACAGCCTCACCTTCCCGCTTATCACCACCTCCCAGGGACACAAGATGGGAAAAACGGAGAAGGGGACCGTCTGGTTAGATGCTTCTCTTACCTCCCCTTACGAATATTACCAGTTCTGGATCAACACGGAAGATGCCGATGTGGCGCGTTTTCTTTCCCTCTTCACCTTCCTGCCGATGGAGGAAATAGACGCGGTGAAAGGGCTTGCCGATGCCCGCCTGAACATGGCCAAGACGGTGCTGGCCTTTGAAGCAACAAGGATCACCCATGGCGAGGAGGCAGCGGCCGCCGCCTGGAAGGCATCTGCCGGCGCCTTCGGCTTGAAGCCGGTAGAAGCAGGGTTATTCCCCTCCAGCGCCATACCGCGCACAGCCGCAGGACTGGATACCGATGCGATTACGTCATTTCAAAAAAGCCGGGCTGAGCTGGAGGCGGGCATACCCGCTTTCGAACTGTTTCAGGAAGCCGGCTTGTGTTCCTCGCGGGGAGAGGCCAGACGTCTGCTCTCGCAGGGGGGAGGTTATGTAGGCGACCGGCAGATTAAGGCCTTTGATGAAAAGATTTCCCTTGCCGACGCCGACGCGAAGGGTGAAATAAGGCTGCGTAAGGGAAAGAAGCATTACGTTATCGTGACCGCTGTTTAAAACCCCCGTGCCCTGGGCGGGCACAACGAACGATGAAAACGTAGAGGTAATTGCAAAACTCCGTGTCATGCCCGAAAGCAAAGCTTAATGTTCATAATGTTTTTGTCGGGCATCCATGATTTCAAATAGTTAAAAACTGGATTATGAACATTAAACTTCGTTTTCCCGCCCAGAGTTTACCCCCGCGTAGGCGGGGGCGGGAATGACAGCGTTGGGAGTTTTGCAATTGGCTCCGTAGTTTAATGTTCACAAAGCGGAGCTTAATGTTCATAAAATGGAGGGACGCGCTCCGTCGCGTCCGGTCAGCCATTCAGCCTTTCGGTAAATTCATCAGGCTTAAAACTGTATTCCTGAGTGCCGTAACACTCCACCGCGAACGACGCGCAGACGCTTCCCATTTTCGCGCTCTGTTCAAGTTCCAGTCCCCGGACAAGCCCGCTGATCAGCCCTCCCCGGTAGGAGTCGCCGGCCCCGGTCGGGTCGGTAACCCTTCTCGTCTTTGCCGGAGCAATGCTGATATCGCCCTCCTTGGTGGAAATCCGTGAACCTGCTTCTCCCAACGTGGTGATGATCGCGCCGGCCAGTTCCAGCAGGTCTTTTTGCTTCATCCCTGTTTTATTGACGATAAGCTCCAGTTCGTAGTCGTTGACGATCAGTATTTTACAGCCCGAGATCGCCCGGAGCAGTTCGTTTGCATCCCAGACAGGCAGCGATTGCCCGGGATCAAATATGTAACTGATTCCCTTTTGCTTGCAGGCGGTTGGGTAATTGATCATATCGTCCATATTGCCGGGGGAGACGATAACAATGGTCTCTTCCGCCTTCATGCCCTCAAAATTCATGCCGGCGGGATGCTGCATGGCGCCAGGGTTGAACCCGGTAATTTGATTGTCGGCAAGGTCGGTCGTGATATAGGCCCCGGCGGTGAATTCCTCTTCGATGATCTTTATGGCCTCCGTTGAGATCCCGTTCTGGGCAAGCCATGCGAAGTAGCGCGCATAGTCCTGACCGATCGTCGCCGAGATGATCGGCTTTTCACCCATTAATCCCAAGGAGTAGGCAATATTTCCCGCGGTGCCGCCATATTTTTCCTTCATCCCGTTTACCTGAAAGCAGACGTTCAGAACGTGTATCTTGTCAGGCAGTATATGGTCGGAAAAATGTCCGGGAAAAGACATGATGCGGTCATAGGCAAGCGATCCGGAAACAATTATGTTCATAGCTGATCCTTTCTTGTGCGCTGTGGAGTGTTATTGGTGAAGACTAAGGAAGTTTTCCTTCATTTAACAGTTTCCGCTGAATTTCAATTATTTTTTTCATCAGATGCCGTTCATATTCCCTGCTGCTGCCGACAAATTTTACACAAACATGACGCAGGCTACGATCATGATGCAGGGGCGTCGTTATCCTCAAAACATTTGCCTTCAGCCGTAAAGAATCGCCATCTATAATCAGGGTCATTTCAAAATCTTCATTGATTCTCGGTAAATCATCGCCCCGATAGCTGAACTGAAATCCGCCGGCGGAAACATCGATGATGCTGAGTTTTCTGCCTTTCATTTCAATGGCGAAATTGCTGTCTGCGGGGGAATGGACGCGAAAATCCATCCTCAGGTTGCATATTTCCGGGTTGGTTGTGCGTTCCAGACCGACGGCCACAACCTCGGTGGAAGCCAGCTTGTAATTGGGGATAAAATCGGTTACCCTGGCCTGCAAACCATAACGAAAAGGGGTTCCCCCTTGCTTGAGAATAAAGGTTAGCGTTATTTCCCGGTTTAAATTATATTTGGTAAGCGGGGGGGCGGTTTGGGCAATAATGATCCGGCGGTCTATTACGTCATAGGCGATGGACTTCATGTGTCTGTCCTGATCTACCACATCGATGGATATCCCTGGTCTGATTGCTGTCCTGCTTTTTTCCATACTATCTTCTCTTATCGCCTGTTGCCAAAGTTGCTGCTGCAAGTTTTTACAAATGAGGTAATTGCAAAACTCCCAACGCTGTCATTCCCGCGACGCTTCTGGGCGGGAATCTGGTTCTAACTGCTTGAAAAACCATATTCCCGATAGAGACATTCGGGAATGACAAATGGTTTTGCAATTGCCTCAAATGGCTGATGAAAGAAATAATTGACCATTTGCGCGCCGGGTATATAGAAAGAACGGGCGCCGCCCGTCAAGGAATTTTTTCTTTTTCGGAGGAGTAGGTAGGTGGAAGCAAGCAGTCAGGACATTGCCGAACGGGGGAAATATAGACATAGCTTACCAGAACCAAGCGTAAATTACCAAGCTGCAACTGGAGAGAACCCATGAGAAGAGCGGACAAGGAAATAACAGAGCGGAAGCTTATTGATTCCATTATCCACAAATCCCTCGCCTGCAGGATAGCCATGTGCGACGGCAAGATGCCCTATGTCATTCCCATGTCATTTGGCTACGACGGGAAAAACATCTACCTGCACAGCGCCAAAGAAGGAAGAAAAATCGAGATACTCAAGGGCAATCCCCTTGTCTGTTTTGAGTTTGAAACGGACTGCGAGGTTCTCCCCACTCCCCGGGCCTGTTCGTTCACCATGCGCTACAAAAGCGTGATCGGCTTCGGAAATGCTTGTTTCCTCGAGGATATTGAAGAGAGAAGCGCGGCGCTCAGGACAATCATCAGTCAATATACGGACAAAATCGTTGCCTTGAGCGAGAATGATCTGGAAAAAATAACAATTATAAGGATTGATATCGAGCAGATCACCGGCAAACAGTCCGGATTTAATCGCGACATCTGAAACGCGCAATTTACCGAAAATCGCATTCTGCCAAAGGCCGGGGGAATGCCCCGGTAAAGGCGCAAAGACTTTAAGAGAAGCATTGCAAAACAGAAAAGGGAGAATCCCATGTACGGTTTTTTCAATCGTCTGCTAAAAATTGATGTCGGCGAGCGTTCCTTTTCGATCAGGGAGTTATCCGACGGGGAACTGGAAGAAACCCTCGGCGGAAAAGGGCTGGGCGCAAAGTTGCTTCTGGAGGAAAACCCGCCTGGCGTTGATCCCCTCGCCCCGGAGAATAACTTGATAATCGCCGTCGGCCCCGTCACCGATACCTTGATTTACGGCTCCTGCCGTCACGGAATTTTTACGAAAAGCCCGCAGACCGGGCTTTATTCCGAATCATATTCAGGGGGCAAGGCGGCGGAGAGGATCAGTCGCACCGGCTACGACGCGATCGTCATCCGGGGCGCTTCTTTGGAACCGATTTTCCTCGAGATCAGCGACGAAACCGTCCGCTTTCATTCCGCGGTGGATTTATGGGGCATGGACACCTACGCCACGGAGGACAAGGTCCTCGAAAAGATCGGAAAAAAACGCACCGGCGGGGACTCACAGCGGGCCGCCGCCCTCGTCATCGGCCCGGCGGGGGAGAATCTGGTCCGGTTCGCGCTGATCGAAAACGATTACTGGCGTTCGGCGGGACGTACCGGCGTCGGGGCGGTGCTGGGCTCAAAAAAGATCAAAGCCCTCTGTTTTCATGGAAATCGGAAACGCCCCCTCGCCTTTCCCGACGAGGTTGCAGCCTTCGCCCGGGAGATTCTGGAGAAGGGCAAAACCGACGCCGGGGCCGCCAAATACCGGAAGCTGGGAACGCCGATGATGGTGGAAGTACTGAACAAGGCGCAGGCGTTTCCTACCCGGTACTGGTCAAAGGGGGTGCTCGATGGCTGGGAGGCGATCAGCGCCGAATCGCTTAACAAACGGTGTAACGTAACCCCGAGGGCCTGCGCCCGCTGTTTTATCGCCTGCGGTCGGTTGAGCACCGTCCAGGAGGGCCCCCACAAGGGGTTGACGATCGAAGGGCCGGAATATGAAACCCTGTACGCTTTCGGAGGTTTGTGCGCCATAAAAAGCGTGGAGGAGATCATCTATTTAAACGATATCTGCGACCGCCTGGGAATAGACACGATCACCGCCGGCAATCTGGCCGGTCTGACGATCGAGGCTTCGCGCCGCGGGAAGATAAAAGAGAAGCTTGATTACGGCGATGCCAACGCAATAGCCTCGCTGCTCAAGCAAATCGCCTATCGTCAGGGCATCGGCGCCATTCTGGCCGACGGGATCCGCAGCGCCGCGCAAACGTGGGGTCTGGAGGATATCGCCATCCACGTCAAGGGAATGGAGCCGGCCGGCTATGATCCACGGGTGTTCAAAGGAATGGGGCTCGGCTACGCCACCTCTGACCGGGGCGCCTGCCACCTGCGCTCCACCTTCTACAAGGCGGAATTGGCAGGAATAATCGCCCCCGACCGGATCGATGGGAAAGCGGAACTCTTTATTGATTTCGAGGATCGTCTGATCCTTGCCGATTGCCTGATCACCTGTCGTTTTTACCGGGATCTTTACTCCTGGAAGGAACTATCCAGCATTGTGCATATGACAACCGGATTGGACTGGGGGAAGGAGGAAATCGGCAAATTTTCCAATCATGTCCTCTCCCGCTGCCGGGAATTCAATCTGCGGGAAGGAATGATGCAAAGTGACGATTCCCTGCCGGATCGTTTTCATAACGAGCCCCTGCCGGAAAGCGGCAAGGTAATCGCCAAGGCAGACCTGGAGCGGATGATCGGGGATTACTATCAACTGCGGGGCTGGGATGAACAGGGGCGGCTGTCGGATAGCATTTCTTGATTGACGAGATAGCATCGAATATAATGCGGAAAGGATTTTAATGCGGGGCTTTTCACGTTGTTGTCCACCAAAGGCTGGACATCTATCGCTGAATCCGTGATGGGAACGCCCGCTTCCAGATTAGCCTTCTATTGTTTGGCCGCCATGCGTTTTGCCGCCTTGTCCAGTTGTTTCTGTTGTCTTGCCTTTTCTTTCGTCTGCTTCCCGAAATTATACATGGATCTTCCCATTTTCAGCTCCAATTTTAGTTGGCTTTATGCCCGTGACCGGCGTTAAGTACGGTATCTGACTTCTATGGAAACCTTTTCAAGTTTCTTTTCTCGCTACGGATCCCCGTTTCCATCCTTAGTTTTAGGTGCACCCAACTCAAGCGCCTTTGTTAATTTGCACGTTACTCCCTGCTCATAGTCAAGGCATACTTCATGGCCTCCGCCCTTTCAATCGATAATCATGCTGCAATTTCAAGGTATTTTAGTCTTGACGTGGTGCGTCATAAGTGTTACCCCTGCCCAAAAAGGAGGAAGACTATGCCCGCCAAAAATCCGAGAGTGAGCATTGTTGTTGAGCCGCCGCTATATAGTGCTATGCATGACCTGGCAGCGATTGAGGGCCTTTCCATGTCCACTATTGCTCGTGACCTTATCCGGGAGGCAATTGACCTGCGGGAGGATGTCGCCCTTGCAGCTTTTGGCGATGCACGCATGAAGACCTTCGACAGAAAAGCGGCGCTCTCGCATGACGATGTGTGGAAATAATCCATGCCTTTTACATTACACTACCATCCCGATGTTTGCGTTGAGGATTTGCCTCTTATTGATCGAAAGACAAAGGACAGAATCCGTAAGGCCATCGAGGACCGATTGCGGAGTGCGCCTCACAACTATGGCGAGCCTTTGCGTAAATCGCTGAAAGGATACTGGAAGCTCCGCGTGGGTGATTACCGGGTCGTGTTCAAACTGGTCGAGTCCGAGGTGTGGATTCTGGCCATCAGGCATCGGAAGTCGGTTTATATGGATATTGGCACAAGGTTGTAAAATCTGTCTTAAATATTTACAGAAAGGAAAGAAATGTCGTCTGACCTCACCTTTCTCACGAATGAATCCGGAAACAGTCTGCGTGAAACGAGAATTACATTATGAAGCGCGCGTATTACGATGACTCCATCACAAATTTCCTGATTACCTCGCCTGAAGAGATAATAGGAAAAATAGCGCTAAAAAACGAATTTTCCTTGGACCAAACTCAGAAGGATGCTTGGTTAGCAGAAATCATCATTTTGAAAGCAGTTTTACCGTCTTACCAAGGGTCAATTTATTTTGAATATTCTATCCCTCGCATGGGGCAGCGTATTGATGTGATAATTCTTATCGGGTCGGTAATCTTTATTCTCGAATTCAAAATTGGTGAAAAAGAATACAGCTCATATGCTATCGATCAGGTTATGGATTATGCTTTGGATCTAAAGAACTTCCACGAATCAAGTCACGAGCAATTCATTGCCCCAATTCTAATCGCAACAAAAGCGAAAAGCATCTATTCGATTGTCGCAACAACACCACAAAACGACAAGCTGCTTCTTCCTATCAAGAGTAATATTGGATTACTGGGCAAAGTAATTGAAGACGTATTGTGCTTTAGTGAAGGAAGCGAGATTAACCGAGCCCAATGGGAGCAAGGACGATATTGTCCAACTCCAACAATCATCGAAGCAGCAATGGCACTATATAACAATCATTCTGTTGAGGACATCTCCCGGAGTGATGCCAGCGCCATAAATCTCAGTCAAACATCAGATGCGGTATCTGCCATTATCCGTTCTTCAAAAGAGAATTCCCGCAAATCCATTTGTTTCGTAACCGGTGTCCCTGGCGCCGGCAAAACATTGGTCGGACTCCATATAGCAACTACACACATTGATAAATCCAACGATCTCTATAGCGTTTTCCTTTCTGGCAATGGTCCTCTCGTAGCAATTTTGCGCGAAGCATTGGCTCGTGATAAAGTTAAACGAGAAAAAGAGAAGGGAGCAAAGATCAAAAAAGGTGAGGCGATGAGTGAGGTTAAGATGTTTATCCAGAATGTACACAATTTCCGGGATAATTGCCTTATTGAATTGGATACACCACCAATAGAACATGTAGCGATTTTTGACGAAGCTCAGCGCGCTTGGAATTTAGAACAAACCGCAAATTTCATGAGCCAAAAAAAGAAACAGCATAATTTCAATCAGTCTGAGCCGGAGTTTCTGATGTCATGTCTTGATCGACACAAAGATTGGGCTGTGGTTGTG
The window above is part of the Syntrophales bacterium genome. Proteins encoded here:
- a CDS encoding DUF2075 domain-containing protein, which codes for MKRAYYDDSITNFLITSPEEIIGKIALKNEFSLDQTQKDAWLAEIIILKAVLPSYQGSIYFEYSIPRMGQRIDVIILIGSVIFILEFKIGEKEYSSYAIDQVMDYALDLKNFHESSHEQFIAPILIATKAKSIYSIVATTPQNDKLLLPIKSNIGLLGKVIEDVLCFSEGSEINRAQWEQGRYCPTPTIIEAAMALYNNHSVEDISRSDASAINLSQTSDAVSAIIRSSKENSRKSICFVTGVPGAGKTLVGLHIATTHIDKSNDLYSVFLSGNGPLVAILREALARDKVKREKEKGAKIKKGEAMSEVKMFIQNVHNFRDNCLIELDTPPIEHVAIFDEAQRAWNLEQTANFMSQKKKQHNFNQSEPEFLMSCLDRHKDWAVVVCLVGGGQEINTGEAGISEWIQSLERSFTDWDIYISDRLNDSEYSAVEMLKKLESRPNVEYNESLHLAVSMRSFRAEHVSLLMKQLLDRNIEEARSTLEKVRAKYPIVITRDLAKAKRWLKQQARGTERYGMVVSSQAERLKPHAIFVKSTMDPIHWFLDGKEDVRSSYYLEDVATEFHVQGLELDWVCVTWDADFRYTEKGWGNWSFVGSRWNQIRKEERKNYLKNAYRVLLTRARQGMVIVIPPGDIEDCTRPPKFYDSTFEYLKEIGFTVI